One genomic region from Streptomyces venezuelae encodes:
- a CDS encoding acyl-CoA dehydrogenase family protein yields the protein MDFRLTEDQRALRKGVRELLARLFGREALRAAVDSGGLDRELWRELGAAGFFALRLPEEEGGVGLGLPEAVLLFEEAGRVLLPGPLVATHVAAGAVPGAAEGAVVVTSASEGLVPWLDEADVVLGEAEGAVPVRSVDPLTPLHKVPGTGGCAHPSPEGGPPRRAERLPTTVSTEAVSALLAAAEQVGSAGRTTDMAVAYAREREQFGQVIGGFQAVKHLCAGMLVRAELARAAVRAAAVTADPVEIAGAKLLADEAATANARDCLQVHGGMGFTWEADVHLHLKRAWVRAELWLPAARAEEVVAARL from the coding sequence ATGGACTTCCGACTCACCGAGGACCAGCGGGCGCTGCGGAAGGGGGTACGCGAGCTGCTCGCGCGGCTCTTCGGCCGGGAGGCGCTGCGGGCCGCCGTGGACTCCGGGGGCCTGGACCGGGAGCTGTGGCGGGAGCTCGGCGCGGCCGGGTTCTTCGCGCTGCGACTGCCGGAGGAGGAGGGCGGGGTGGGGCTCGGCCTCCCGGAGGCGGTGCTCCTCTTCGAGGAGGCGGGGCGGGTGCTGCTGCCGGGGCCGCTCGTTGCCACGCATGTGGCGGCGGGGGCGGTGCCGGGTGCGGCGGAGGGGGCTGTCGTGGTGACCTCCGCTTCGGAGGGGCTGGTTCCTTGGCTGGACGAGGCGGATGTGGTGCTGGGGGAGGCGGAGGGCGCCGTACCGGTGCGGTCGGTGGATCCGCTGACGCCGCTGCACAAGGTGCCCGGCACCGGGGGTTGTGCCCACCCTTCCCCAGAGGGGGGACCCCCACGCCGTGCGGAACGCCTGCCCACAACGGTTTCGACGGAGGCGGTGTCCGCTCTCCTCGCCGCCGCCGAGCAGGTCGGGAGTGCGGGGCGGACCACGGACATGGCTGTCGCCTACGCTCGGGAGCGGGAGCAGTTCGGGCAGGTCATCGGGGGGTTTCAGGCGGTCAAGCACCTGTGTGCGGGGATGCTCGTGCGGGCCGAACTCGCCCGGGCCGCCGTGCGGGCCGCCGCCGTGACCGCCGATCCGGTCGAGATCGCCGGGGCCAAGCTCCTCGCCGACGAGGCTGCCACTGCGAACGCCCGGGACTGCCTCCAGGTGCACGGCGGCATGGGCTTCACCTGGGAGGCGGACGTGCACCTGCACCTCAAGCGGGCCTGGGTGCGGGCCGAGCTGTGGCTGCCCGCCGCGCGGGCCGAGGAGGTGGTGGCGGCCCGCCTGTAG
- a CDS encoding acyl-CoA dehydrogenase family protein: MDLAYSAEEEEFRARLRAWLAVVLPALPPRPDPLDWPARRAYDCGWQRRLHDAGYADVHWDASPTQRLIFLEETELAGAPYVGANFVGLLHAGPTIAAEGTAAQRERWLPPVLRGDEVWCQGFSEPGAGSDLASLRTKAVRDGDAYVVSGQKIWTSHAEVADWCELLVRTDPTAPRHRGISWLAMPMDAPGVTVRPLRTLAGSTEFAEVFLDEVRVPVANRVGDENDGWRVTMVTLSFERGTAFVGEVVACRRLLGELARTARENGTWDDPVLRRRLGRLSAEFQALWRLTQANISEAQATGGVPGAGGSVFKLHYSHARQELYEAAATVLGPDALDLGRDWTLDRLSSLSYTIAAGTSQIQRNIVAERILGLPKGR; the protein is encoded by the coding sequence ATGGACCTCGCGTACAGCGCGGAGGAGGAGGAGTTCCGGGCGCGGCTGAGGGCCTGGCTCGCGGTCGTCCTGCCCGCGTTGCCGCCGAGGCCCGACCCGCTGGACTGGCCGGCCCGGCGCGCGTACGACTGCGGCTGGCAGCGCAGGCTGCACGACGCCGGATACGCCGACGTCCACTGGGACGCCTCCCCCACCCAGCGGCTGATCTTCCTGGAGGAGACCGAGCTCGCCGGAGCGCCCTACGTCGGCGCCAACTTCGTCGGGCTGCTGCACGCCGGCCCGACGATCGCCGCCGAGGGCACGGCCGCCCAGCGGGAGCGCTGGCTGCCGCCGGTCCTGCGCGGCGACGAGGTCTGGTGCCAGGGCTTCAGCGAGCCCGGGGCGGGCTCCGACCTCGCCTCCCTGCGGACGAAGGCCGTCCGGGACGGCGACGCGTACGTCGTCAGCGGGCAGAAGATCTGGACCTCGCACGCCGAGGTCGCCGACTGGTGCGAACTCCTCGTCCGTACGGACCCCACCGCACCCAGGCACCGGGGCATCAGCTGGCTCGCCATGCCCATGGACGCCCCCGGTGTCACCGTACGGCCGCTGCGGACCCTCGCGGGCTCGACGGAGTTCGCGGAGGTCTTCCTCGACGAGGTGCGGGTGCCGGTGGCCAACCGGGTGGGCGACGAGAACGACGGCTGGCGGGTCACGATGGTGACGCTCTCCTTCGAGCGCGGCACCGCGTTCGTCGGGGAGGTCGTCGCCTGCCGTCGCCTCCTCGGCGAACTCGCCCGTACGGCACGGGAGAACGGCACCTGGGACGACCCCGTCCTGCGGCGGCGGCTCGGCAGGCTCTCCGCCGAGTTCCAGGCGCTGTGGCGGCTCACCCAGGCGAACATCAGCGAGGCGCAGGCGACCGGCGGGGTGCCGGGCGCCGGCGGGTCCGTCTTCAAGCTGCACTACTCGCACGCCCGGCAGGAGCTGTACGAGGCCGCCGCGACGGTCCTGGGCCCGGACGCGCTGGACCTCGGGCGGGACTGGACGCTCGACCGGCTGTCCTCGCTCTCGTACACGATCGCCGCCGGCACCTCCCAGATCCAGCGCAACATCGTCGCCGAGCGCATCCTCGGCCTCCCGAAGGGACGGTGA
- a CDS encoding amidohydrolase family protein encodes MTELPRIISVDDHVIEPAHLFDTWLPKKYRDRGPRPLTAGIGELAYVAGKYQITMDPDGPPTDWWIYEDLKFPYKRNIAAVGFDRDDMTLEGITRAEMRRGCWDPKARLADMDLNHVEASLCFPTFPRFCGQTFAEAQDKEVALACVRAYNDWMVEEWCGDSGGRLIPLCIIPLWDIGLAVAEIRRNAARGVKAVTFSEIPTHLGLPSIHSGYWDPFFAVCQETGTVVNMHIGSSSQMPAASPDAPPAVQASLSFNNAMASMMDFLFSGVLVKFPRLKLAYSEGQMGWIPYALERADDVWEEHRAWGGVRDLIPEPPSTYYYRQIFCCFFRDKHGIASLDVVGRDNATFETDYPHVDSTFPHTKEVALDHVQGLDDETVYKLMRGNAIRMLDLDFDRDLDRGVRAVRDAV; translated from the coding sequence ATGACGGAACTGCCCCGCATCATCAGCGTCGACGACCACGTGATCGAGCCGGCCCACCTCTTCGACACCTGGCTCCCGAAGAAGTACCGCGACCGAGGCCCCAGGCCCCTCACGGCCGGCATCGGCGAGCTCGCCTACGTCGCCGGCAAGTACCAGATCACGATGGACCCGGACGGCCCGCCGACCGACTGGTGGATCTACGAGGACCTCAAGTTCCCGTACAAGCGGAACATCGCCGCCGTCGGCTTCGACCGCGACGACATGACCCTGGAGGGGATCACCCGCGCCGAGATGCGGCGCGGCTGCTGGGACCCCAAGGCACGCCTCGCCGACATGGACCTCAACCACGTCGAGGCCTCCCTCTGCTTCCCCACCTTCCCGCGCTTCTGCGGCCAGACCTTCGCAGAGGCCCAGGACAAGGAGGTCGCCCTCGCCTGCGTCCGCGCCTACAACGACTGGATGGTCGAGGAGTGGTGCGGCGACAGCGGCGGCCGGCTCATCCCACTCTGCATCATCCCGCTCTGGGACATCGGACTCGCCGTGGCCGAGATCCGGCGCAACGCCGCCCGGGGCGTGAAGGCCGTGACCTTCTCCGAGATCCCCACCCACCTCGGCCTGCCGTCGATCCACTCCGGCTACTGGGACCCCTTCTTCGCCGTCTGCCAGGAGACCGGCACCGTCGTCAACATGCACATCGGCTCCAGCAGCCAGATGCCCGCCGCCTCCCCCGACGCCCCGCCCGCCGTCCAGGCCTCCCTGAGCTTCAACAACGCCATGGCCTCGATGATGGACTTCCTCTTCAGCGGAGTGCTGGTGAAGTTTCCGCGGCTCAAGCTCGCCTACAGCGAGGGCCAGATGGGGTGGATCCCGTACGCCCTCGAACGCGCCGACGACGTGTGGGAGGAGCACCGCGCCTGGGGAGGCGTCCGCGACCTCATCCCCGAGCCGCCGTCCACGTACTACTACCGGCAGATCTTCTGCTGCTTCTTCCGCGACAAGCACGGGATCGCGTCCCTGGACGTCGTCGGCCGGGACAACGCCACCTTCGAGACCGACTACCCGCACGTCGACTCGACCTTCCCGCACACCAAGGAGGTCGCCCTCGACCACGTCCAGGGCCTCGACGACGAGACGGTCTACAAGCTGATGCGCGGCAACGCCATCCGGATGCTGGACCTGGACTTCGACCGGGACCTCGACCGGGGCGTCCGGGCCGTCCGGGACGCCGTCTGA
- a CDS encoding class I adenylate-forming enzyme family protein, whose product MDQTAHALGESRTLWELVERRAALTPDRPVLLQGDRVLTFGGLRERAERCAAGLYGMGVRPGTVVAWQLPTRIETAVLTFALARLGAVQTPVIPFYRDKEVGFALRESRAEYFAVPGVWRGFDHTEMARRLGARGIFEAYSPESLPDGDPAVLPPPPSSGTDVRWIYWTSGTTSDPKGVLHTDRSLLAGGSCLAHALRLTAEDVGSMAFPYAHIAGPDYTVMLLLYGFPAVMFEQFALPEALDEYRAHGVTVAGGSTAFYAMFLAEQRARPGEPVIPTLRLLAGGGAPKPPEIYHAVRKELGCQLTHGYGMTEVPMITMGDPDDTAENLATTEGRPPAGMEIRITGDGTGDGEVRLRGEAVCQGYLDPAQTAAAFDEDGFLITGDVGHLTPSGHLVLTGRIKDIIIRKGENISAKEIEDLLHGHPDVGDAAVIGLPDPERGERVCAVVEQPPGAAPLTLPAVTAFLREAGLSVHKLPEQLEVVAALPRNETLRKVLKYQLRERFGAR is encoded by the coding sequence CTGGACCAGACCGCGCACGCCCTCGGCGAGTCACGCACCCTCTGGGAGCTCGTCGAGCGCCGCGCCGCCCTCACCCCCGACCGGCCCGTCCTGCTCCAGGGCGACCGCGTCCTCACCTTCGGCGGGCTGCGCGAGCGCGCCGAGCGCTGCGCCGCCGGGCTGTACGGGATGGGGGTCCGGCCGGGCACGGTCGTCGCCTGGCAGCTGCCCACCCGCATCGAGACCGCGGTGCTCACCTTCGCGCTCGCCCGCCTCGGCGCCGTACAGACGCCGGTGATCCCCTTCTACCGGGACAAGGAGGTCGGCTTCGCCCTGCGCGAGTCCCGGGCCGAGTACTTCGCCGTCCCCGGCGTATGGCGCGGCTTCGACCACACGGAGATGGCCCGCCGGCTCGGCGCGCGCGGGATCTTCGAGGCGTACTCCCCCGAGAGCCTCCCCGACGGCGACCCGGCGGTGCTGCCCCCGCCGCCCTCCTCAGGGACCGACGTCCGCTGGATCTACTGGACCTCCGGCACGACCTCCGACCCCAAGGGCGTCCTGCACACCGACCGTTCGCTCCTCGCGGGCGGCTCCTGCCTCGCCCACGCCCTGCGGCTGACCGCCGAGGACGTCGGCTCGATGGCCTTCCCGTACGCGCACATCGCCGGGCCCGACTACACGGTGATGCTCCTGCTGTACGGATTCCCCGCCGTCATGTTCGAACAGTTCGCGCTGCCCGAGGCGCTCGACGAGTACCGCGCGCACGGCGTGACCGTCGCCGGCGGCTCGACCGCCTTCTACGCGATGTTCCTCGCCGAACAGCGCGCGCGGCCCGGCGAACCGGTCATCCCCACCCTGCGGCTGCTCGCGGGCGGCGGGGCGCCGAAGCCGCCGGAGATCTACCACGCGGTGCGCAAGGAGCTGGGCTGCCAGCTCACCCACGGGTACGGCATGACCGAGGTCCCGATGATCACGATGGGCGACCCGGACGACACCGCCGAGAACCTCGCGACCACCGAGGGCCGCCCGCCCGCCGGCATGGAGATCCGGATCACCGGCGACGGCACCGGCGACGGTGAGGTCCGGCTCCGCGGCGAGGCCGTCTGTCAGGGCTACCTGGACCCGGCACAGACCGCGGCCGCCTTCGACGAGGACGGCTTCCTCATCACCGGGGACGTGGGCCACCTGACCCCGAGCGGCCACCTCGTCCTCACGGGCCGGATCAAGGACATCATCATCCGGAAGGGAGAGAACATCTCGGCCAAGGAGATCGAGGACCTCCTCCACGGCCACCCGGACGTCGGCGACGCGGCCGTCATAGGCCTCCCCGACCCCGAGCGCGGCGAACGTGTCTGCGCGGTCGTCGAACAGCCCCCGGGTGCCGCCCCGCTGACCCTGCCGGCGGTCACGGCCTTCCTCCGCGAGGCCGGTCTCTCCGTCCACAAACTCCCGGAGCAACTGGAGGTCGTGGCCGCCCTCCCGCGCAACGAGACCCTGCGCAAGGTGCTCAAGTACCAGCTCAGGGAGCGGTTCGGCGCTCGGTGA
- a CDS encoding FG-GAP-like repeat-containing protein yields MRRRPIALAAGLAAVAGLLLGIPAAGQATAATTAGTATTAAAAAAAAATATAPTATAPYADEVRVVSWNICGEAGGERGQLGYCPHRNDPGPKMDEVKKLVDAHQANVVMLQEACGYQGATPPAGAEKSHMALLAARLGPGWSLAHAAGNRAGDYVLGTSGPLKPVSACRGIALGGSVGVLLAVKGTFDGPVERVETVPAELSDRRMPLLCARVTGRTDTFCTTHLIDNNNAVAQRQSETVRDHLQGALAAGVVLGGDLNNRETSAALAPIATTLDRCETGDDTFVRWEDGKDRRWSRLDHLFGTQRPGGQRFVSCTVDHSLLDTTQNLASGAEEPNGWSDHAPVIGYRRPAPVPGDQTGDGAPDLVAVDDAGRLRLYHGEGTGGLPGAHDVIGTGGWSTASVAHRGDWTGDGTEDVLARVGGELRVYANRGDGSITAPVTVATGLPTDTKVVGVGDVTHDGHPDAVLQYDDRLWLRAGVRGSAPAVAAPVLIGGSGWDVMTLTSPGDADRDGRVDLLARHTGTGDLWLYRGDDDGTFDHRVAYGHGYDVTSRPLLAGAADADRNGVADLWATTDEGTGTLLFYAGGTGASGTPVDGPRTTVGTGSWSTIRSIS; encoded by the coding sequence ATGAGAAGACGACCCATCGCGCTCGCTGCAGGCCTCGCGGCCGTCGCGGGCCTGCTGCTCGGCATACCGGCGGCGGGCCAGGCGACGGCGGCGACCACGGCCGGGACCGCGACCACGGCTGCGGCTGCGGCTGCGGCGGCAGCTACGGCGACCGCGCCGACCGCCACCGCCCCGTACGCCGACGAAGTACGCGTCGTCAGCTGGAACATCTGCGGCGAGGCCGGCGGCGAGCGCGGGCAGCTCGGCTACTGCCCGCACCGCAACGACCCCGGCCCCAAGATGGACGAGGTCAAGAAGCTCGTCGACGCCCACCAGGCGAACGTCGTGATGCTCCAGGAGGCCTGCGGCTACCAGGGCGCGACGCCGCCGGCCGGAGCCGAGAAGAGCCACATGGCGCTGCTCGCCGCCCGCCTCGGCCCCGGCTGGTCCCTCGCGCACGCCGCCGGGAACAGGGCCGGTGACTACGTCCTCGGCACCAGCGGCCCGCTCAAGCCCGTGTCGGCCTGCCGCGGCATCGCCCTGGGCGGCTCGGTCGGCGTCCTGCTCGCCGTCAAGGGCACCTTCGACGGCCCCGTCGAGCGCGTCGAGACCGTCCCCGCCGAGCTCTCCGACCGCCGGATGCCCCTGCTCTGCGCACGGGTCACCGGCCGCACCGACACCTTCTGCACTACGCACCTCATCGACAACAACAACGCCGTGGCGCAGCGCCAGAGCGAGACCGTCCGCGACCACCTCCAGGGCGCCCTCGCCGCCGGTGTCGTCCTCGGCGGCGACCTCAACAACCGCGAGACCTCGGCGGCCCTGGCCCCGATCGCCACCACCCTCGACCGCTGCGAGACCGGCGACGACACCTTCGTACGCTGGGAGGACGGCAAGGACCGACGCTGGAGCCGTCTCGACCACCTCTTCGGCACCCAGCGGCCCGGCGGGCAGCGGTTCGTGTCCTGCACCGTCGACCACTCCCTCCTGGACACCACGCAGAACCTGGCGTCCGGAGCCGAGGAGCCGAACGGCTGGTCCGACCACGCCCCGGTCATCGGCTACCGCCGCCCGGCCCCCGTCCCCGGCGACCAGACCGGTGACGGCGCGCCCGACCTCGTCGCCGTCGACGACGCCGGCAGGCTTCGGCTCTACCACGGCGAGGGCACCGGCGGCCTCCCCGGCGCCCACGACGTCATCGGCACCGGCGGCTGGTCCACCGCCTCGGTGGCGCACCGCGGGGACTGGACGGGCGACGGCACGGAGGACGTGCTCGCCCGGGTCGGCGGCGAACTGCGCGTCTACGCCAACCGCGGCGACGGCTCGATCACCGCGCCCGTGACGGTCGCGACCGGACTGCCCACCGACACGAAGGTCGTGGGCGTCGGCGACGTCACCCACGACGGACACCCGGACGCGGTCCTCCAGTACGACGACAGGCTGTGGCTGCGCGCCGGGGTCCGCGGCTCCGCGCCGGCGGTGGCCGCGCCCGTCCTGATCGGCGGCAGCGGCTGGGACGTCATGACGCTCACCTCCCCCGGCGACGCCGACCGGGACGGCCGCGTGGACCTGCTCGCCCGGCACACCGGGACCGGCGACCTCTGGCTGTACCGGGGGGACGACGACGGGACCTTCGACCACCGCGTCGCGTACGGCCACGGCTACGACGTCACCTCGCGCCCGCTGCTCGCGGGAGCCGCCGACGCCGACCGGAACGGGGTCGCCGACCTGTGGGCGACCACGGACGAGGGCACCGGCACCCTGTTGTTCTACGCGGGCGGCACCGGCGCCTCGGGAACCCCGGTGGACGGCCCCCGCACCACGGTCGGGACCGGCTCCTGGAGCACGATCCGGTCGATCAGCTGA
- a CDS encoding STAS domain-containing protein, with translation MTTIEVDEDERGPWTVLSIRGELDLVTSPRIRRRVHDAVAGGRHDLVIDLSAVRFCDSSGVGVLIAARRLLRSCGGRLRLILPETAVEGGDGHVDRVLSALGVRRLFEVYGDVPAAVEEVS, from the coding sequence GTGACGACGATCGAGGTCGACGAGGACGAACGCGGCCCCTGGACGGTGCTGAGCATCCGGGGGGAACTGGACCTGGTCACCTCCCCCCGGATACGCCGCCGCGTCCACGACGCGGTCGCGGGAGGCCGCCACGACCTGGTGATCGACCTGTCCGCCGTGCGGTTCTGCGACTCCAGCGGCGTCGGCGTCCTCATCGCCGCCCGCCGCCTCCTCCGCTCCTGCGGCGGCCGCCTCCGCCTGATCCTGCCCGAGACGGCGGTCGAAGGCGGCGACGGCCACGTCGACCGGGTGCTGTCCGCCCTCGGCGTCCGCCGCCTCTTCGAGGTCTACGGGGACGTCCCGGCGGCGGTGGAGGAGGTCAGCTGA
- a CDS encoding sigma-70 family RNA polymerase sigma factor: MAMETPPRWDRKMQQRLAAGEAAALGEFYDRFASLVHSLAHRVLDDDAAADQVTREVFGYIWENPDDYDPKQGNMRSWVARLTQRQAVHRLRQAEATAYAETGQGSAEELEQKVRRAHVAARAEHIVTSMPAPLRAALELAYFQRRDYRQTAADLGVTEDEARRRLRLGLQLLSSANTRPLEGSSPPGGYGRTL, from the coding sequence ATGGCGATGGAGACACCACCGCGCTGGGACCGCAAGATGCAGCAGCGGCTCGCCGCCGGAGAGGCCGCCGCGCTCGGCGAGTTCTACGACCGGTTCGCCTCGCTCGTGCACAGCCTCGCCCACCGGGTGCTCGACGACGACGCGGCGGCCGACCAGGTCACCCGCGAGGTCTTCGGCTACATCTGGGAGAACCCCGACGACTACGACCCCAAGCAGGGGAACATGCGGTCGTGGGTGGCCCGGCTGACCCAGCGGCAGGCCGTCCACCGGCTGCGGCAGGCCGAGGCGACGGCCTACGCGGAGACCGGGCAGGGCTCCGCCGAGGAGCTGGAGCAGAAAGTCCGGCGGGCCCATGTCGCGGCCCGCGCGGAGCACATCGTGACGTCCATGCCGGCGCCGCTGCGGGCCGCGCTCGAACTGGCCTACTTCCAGCGGCGGGACTACCGCCAGACCGCGGCCGACCTCGGGGTCACCGAGGACGAGGCGCGGCGGCGCCTCCGGCTCGGGCTGCAGCTGCTCTCCTCGGCGAACACCCGCCCCCTGGAGGGCTCCTCACCGCCCGGCGGCTACGGGCGGACACTGTGA
- a CDS encoding maleylpyruvate isomerase N-terminal domain-containing protein, translated as MTGANGDADDVARAPWIPGPRRSADDHADLTSAPPMAPETPANPETPETPVTPVTPVTEVEAEEPPDVPQLTHRVLKSLLGAWALSACSAGETKAVEDHLTECAPCAEEALRLRDAVALLHEDRDLDLDPLLRSRVLENCLGRRPARVPVPEWVTPYDAETARLDALLRDIGESEWHAPVRLKWYENDHLVRRKTTVAGVIGHFLAVDGLVSSALGIKDPLGAGVPELSPTERTEAFWSALDRPPNRALRGPWRDQTHTLIRTVSFAGRGVGDLTVTYKDFALPLRDSLLERAFECWLHADDIANAVAYPYAPPSGAHLHGMIDLAARLLPAALAGRRRSGLAAPARQLVAAGAPGRSLHLEVEGAGGGHWYIALDSPAAVGSPERAVAQVAMDGVEFCQLVAGHISPEEAAAGQDGDREAIRDVLSAAASLSRL; from the coding sequence GTGACGGGGGCGAACGGCGACGCGGACGACGTCGCACGCGCCCCGTGGATACCGGGACCCCGCCGGTCGGCGGACGACCACGCGGACCTGACGTCGGCCCCGCCGATGGCCCCGGAGACTCCTGCGAACCCGGAGACCCCGGAGACTCCGGTGACCCCGGTGACCCCGGTGACCGAGGTGGAGGCCGAGGAACCTCCGGACGTGCCCCAGCTGACGCACCGCGTGCTCAAGTCCCTCCTCGGGGCCTGGGCGCTCTCGGCGTGCTCCGCCGGGGAGACGAAGGCCGTCGAGGACCACCTCACCGAGTGCGCGCCCTGCGCCGAGGAGGCCCTGCGGCTGCGGGACGCCGTCGCGCTGCTCCACGAGGACCGCGACCTGGACCTCGACCCGCTGCTGCGCTCCCGGGTCCTGGAGAACTGCCTGGGCCGCCGCCCCGCCCGCGTACCGGTGCCCGAGTGGGTCACCCCGTACGACGCGGAGACCGCCCGTCTCGACGCGCTGCTCCGGGACATCGGCGAGTCGGAGTGGCACGCCCCGGTGCGGCTCAAGTGGTACGAGAACGACCACCTGGTGCGCCGCAAGACCACCGTCGCCGGGGTCATCGGCCACTTCCTCGCCGTGGACGGCCTGGTGAGCTCCGCGCTCGGCATCAAGGACCCGCTGGGCGCGGGCGTGCCCGAGCTCTCGCCGACGGAGCGGACCGAGGCGTTCTGGTCGGCGCTCGACCGGCCGCCGAACCGCGCGCTGCGCGGGCCCTGGCGGGACCAGACGCACACCCTGATCCGCACGGTCTCCTTCGCGGGCCGTGGCGTGGGTGACCTCACGGTCACCTACAAGGACTTCGCGCTGCCCCTGCGGGACTCGCTCCTGGAGCGGGCCTTCGAGTGCTGGCTGCACGCGGACGACATCGCCAACGCGGTGGCGTACCCGTACGCCCCGCCGAGCGGCGCCCATCTGCACGGCATGATCGACCTGGCGGCCCGGCTGCTCCCGGCGGCCCTCGCCGGCCGCCGGCGCAGCGGCCTCGCCGCCCCGGCCCGGCAGCTCGTCGCGGCGGGTGCGCCCGGCCGCTCGCTCCACCTGGAGGTCGAGGGCGCGGGCGGCGGCCACTGGTACATCGCGCTGGACTCCCCGGCGGCGGTCGGCTCGCCGGAGCGGGCGGTGGCGCAGGTCGCGATGGACGGGGTGGAGTTCTGCCAGCTGGTGGCCGGCCACATCTCGCCGGAGGAGGCCGCGGCGGGCCAGGACGGCGACCGGGAGGCCATCCGCGACGTCCTGTCGGCGGCGGCCTCCCTCAGTCGCCTCTAG
- the purU gene encoding formyltetrahydrofolate deformylase — protein MTDQYVLTLSCPDKKGIVHAVSSYLFITGCNIEDSQQFGDHDTGLFFMRVHFSAEAPVNVEKLRASFTAVGDSYGMDWQINRADDRMRIVLMVSKFGHCLNDLLFRSRLGALPVEIVAVVSNHTDFAELVGSYGIPFRHIPVTKDTKAEAEAELLDLVREENVELVVLARYMQVLSDDLCKQLSGRIINIHHSFLPSFKGAKPYHQAHARGVKLIGATAHYVTADLDEGPIIEQEVERVGHEVTPDQLVAVGRDVECQALARAVKWHAERRILLNGRRTVVFA, from the coding sequence ATGACCGACCAGTACGTCCTCACCCTTTCGTGCCCGGACAAAAAGGGCATCGTGCACGCCGTGTCGAGCTACTTGTTCATCACCGGGTGCAACATCGAGGACAGCCAGCAGTTCGGAGACCACGACACGGGTCTCTTCTTCATGCGGGTCCACTTCTCGGCCGAGGCGCCGGTGAACGTGGAGAAGCTGCGCGCGAGCTTCACGGCGGTCGGGGACTCCTACGGGATGGACTGGCAGATCAACCGCGCCGACGACCGCATGCGGATCGTGCTCATGGTCTCCAAGTTCGGGCACTGCCTGAACGACCTGCTGTTCCGCTCGCGGCTCGGCGCGCTTCCGGTGGAGATCGTCGCCGTCGTCTCCAACCACACGGACTTCGCGGAGCTCGTCGGCTCGTACGGCATCCCCTTCCGGCACATTCCGGTCACCAAGGACACCAAGGCCGAGGCCGAGGCCGAGCTCCTCGACCTGGTCCGCGAGGAGAACGTCGAGCTGGTCGTCCTCGCCCGCTACATGCAGGTGCTCTCCGACGACCTGTGCAAGCAGCTCTCCGGGCGCATCATCAACATCCACCACTCCTTCCTGCCGAGCTTCAAGGGCGCCAAGCCCTACCACCAGGCGCACGCGCGCGGTGTGAAGCTGATCGGCGCGACCGCGCACTACGTGACGGCCGACCTCGACGAGGGCCCGATCATCGAGCAGGAGGTCGAGCGGGTGGGCCACGAGGTGACCCCGGACCAGCTGGTCGCGGTGGGCCGCGACGTGGAGTGCCAGGCGCTCGCCCGCGCGGTGAAGTGGCACGCGGAGCGCCGCATCCTCCTCAACGGCCGCCGCACGGTCGTCTTCGCCTGA
- a CDS encoding SCO4402 family protein: MGGMPLNDMPWWRWRINVRSALHMLSDPGFHETTWLTGQEGYGDVTDAVYRLVEDTWLDNWSAEKYVGAVFRDSGEAALVDVAVLRVLRILHQVGPDAPVSAYLQHQGWPEVVQAAREAHVRMARADGEDPDTPPRSLDVLRIMTRS; this comes from the coding sequence ATGGGCGGCATGCCGCTCAACGACATGCCGTGGTGGCGCTGGCGCATCAACGTGCGTTCCGCGCTGCACATGCTTTCCGACCCCGGGTTCCACGAGACCACCTGGCTGACCGGCCAGGAGGGGTACGGCGACGTCACCGACGCCGTCTACCGACTCGTCGAGGACACCTGGCTCGACAACTGGTCCGCCGAGAAGTACGTGGGCGCCGTCTTCCGTGACAGCGGTGAGGCCGCCCTCGTCGACGTCGCCGTACTCCGCGTGCTGCGGATCCTGCACCAGGTGGGCCCGGACGCGCCCGTCTCCGCCTATCTGCAGCACCAGGGCTGGCCCGAGGTCGTACAGGCCGCCCGCGAGGCACACGTACGGATGGCGCGGGCCGACGGGGAGGACCCCGACACGCCCCCGCGCTCCCTCGACGTGCTCCGTATCATGACCCGGTCCTGA